The DNA window TTTTGTTATTTGTAAAATTAAATACAGGGCAATACTGGCAAAAAACACCCGACCAAAAACCAAAATAATGGGATGAACTGTTAGCCATTTCGCAAATAATCCAGCTACTCCAAAGAGCAATACAGCAATATGTATTTTAAGTAAAGACAGCTTCATGTATAAAGTTCAAAAAGTAAAATTACGCCAAAATCTTTAATTGTATTTTTGCAAACCTTTATGGAAGTCAACACAACATATAAAAGCATTTTCAGAATATCGCTGCCAATTATTATTGGAGGGATGGCTCAAACAGCAATCAATGTAATTGATACTGCTTTTCTTGGCAGGCTTAATGAAATTACTTTAGGAGCAGCAGCTATTGGAGGGATTTTTTATTTGATTTTCACCCTTCTGTGCATGGGAATGGCCATAGGAGTACAGATTATTATTGCACGAAGAACAGGGGAAAATAAATCGAAGGATGTCGGAATAGTATTCGATCAAGGACTTTATCTCATGGGTTTGTTTAGCATACTACTTTTCCTGTTGATGTATTTTGCAGGGCCTCAATTAATGAAACAAATATTAACCTCCGACCTTGTGTATGAAGAGGTAATTCGTTATTTGAGAATTAGAAACTTTGGAATTTTCTTCGTGGGAATGAATATGGCTTATAGGGCGTTA is part of the Bacteroidota bacterium genome and encodes:
- a CDS encoding MATE family efflux transporter, which gives rise to MEVNTTYKSIFRISLPIIIGGMAQTAINVIDTAFLGRLNEITLGAAAIGGIFYLIFTLLCMGMAIGVQIIIARRTGENKSKDVGIVFDQGLYLMGLFSILLFLLMYFAGPQLMKQILTSDLVYEEVIRYLRIRNFGIFFVGMNMAYRALYVGLSKTNVLTYSTAFMAVVNIFLDYVLIFGNWGFPNMGIQGAALASVIAEVSAMVYFIIFTKIRLDLNSLSLYRFRKLSKDIIGSIVNLSYPSVFQNLISIGTWFMFFVIIEKTGERQLAISNVLRSNLMIFMLPVWGLATTANTMAS